The DNA window ATCCCGTTGTCCTCCCCGGCGAAGATCACGTGTACCCGGGCGGCGTCGGGGCCGAGCAGGGCGATTGCGTCGAGCAGCGGACCGGCATCGCGCCTGCCCGGGTAGACATAACCGGTGTGGGCCAGGGTCAGTGTGGTCGCGGGCAGGTCATGGCCGACCGGACCGGGGTCGGCAGGCCCCGCGGGCGCCGGCACCGGCCTGCGATCGATGCCGTTCATGATCACGTGCGTGTCCACACCGAACGCTCGCCGCAGGGTCTCCGCCAGCGGCTCGGAGACGGTCACGCAGGCGGCGACCGACCGGAGCACCCGCCGTTCCAGCCTCCTGTCGACCGCCAGTCGCGGCGCCGACCGTACCCAGTACTCGTTTCCCACCGACCAGAGGTCACGGTAGTCGCCGACCCAGGGCACCCGGAGCCGGCGCGCGAGCGACGCTGCCACCGCGAAGCCGGAGAAGGGCGGACCGGACACCAGGATGACGTCCGGCCGCCAGTCGCCGGCGGTGTGGCGGAAGCCTCGGACAGCTGGCCGGATCCAGTTGAGCTGAGGGTCCGGCAGGAGCAGCTCCATCCCGGCCTTCACGACCAGGCGCCTCATGCCGCCGCGGACCCTGGCGAGCCCCGGGCTTGATCGCGCCGGTCCACCAGCGGCGCCGGGCGCCGCGGGTCGGTTGAGCCGCGGAAGTTTCGGCGACGGCGCGACCCGGATCACCCGCTCCTCGGGCACCGGCGTCGGCTCACCGCCCTGGTCCGCGCCGACGGCGGTCAGCACGCGGACGTCCCACCCCTGGCGCAGCGCCAGGGCCGCGAGCGCCGCCGGTCGGCGCGCGCCGACCGTCTCGGCGGGCGGGAAATGGTAGGAGACGACCAGCAGCCGCAGCGGTGTCTCGGGATTCCGTTGACTGTCGGTCACGGTCGGCCCCCGGACCATCCGCAGCATGAGCCCTGCATTGGGCCACACTCCTTCCTAGCCTGCTACGTGCACCAACGAGTTGTACCGACCGAAGACGTGGCAAAAGGGTTAGGTACGCGCGGGGAGCTGTCGCCGGCGGCGGCGCGAGCCGCCAACGCTCTGTCAGGTCGGCGTAGGCGCCGGATCGAGGAACGGCCGCAACGCCTCCGCCGCAGCCCTCCCGTCATGCCATCGCCGCACAAACCCCGGTCCCGACGCGGCCACTGCCGCATACCCATCCGGTGACGTCAGAATGTCATCGAGTACTGCCTCGAACTCGTCCGGTGCGGCGTTGACGATCGGTGGGCGTTCCGGCATCAACCCGGCCGTCTCCTCACCGACGAACCCGACGACCAGCCGGCCCGCTGCCATCGCCTCCACGGCAGCGACCCCGTAGCTGCCGGTGAGGATCTGGTCCACCACGACGTCAGCGCCCGCCACCAGCTCCGGCATCGCCGCGTTCGGCACGACACCTGGATCGACGTACCGGATGTGACCCTTGGCGTCCAGCCGGCGCAGCACCGGTTCGATGACCTCCGTGCCCTTGATGGGCGGGACGGTTCGGCTGGGCCGGTGCACCACTATCGGCACCCTCCCGGCCAGCGGTGGCCTCGACGCCACCCACCTGTCCGGGTTGATCGTCACCGGCAGCCACCGCGCCCAGTCAGCGTCGAGCAGCAAATCTGGGGTGGACACGAATAGCGGCGTCCCCAACTCCCGGGAGATCTGCCGGTTCGCGCGGGCCCGCTCCCCCGTCACCGTCACCCAGCCAGGCGGGGCCGACGCGAAATAGGAAAACGGGTAGCGGCGCATGTGCGCCTCCGGGTCCCGAAGATCAGTGCCGTGGGATATCAACGCCACCTGCAAACCCTCGCGGCGCAGCTGATCGAAGTCAGCGTCGATGTGCGCGACCCCGGGCCTGCTGTACACCGGCAGGAATGCATCCACCGCCAAGTGCGTCACCCCGCGCAACACCCGATGCCGCATCCACGCCGCTCTCGCCGGGCCGGGCAGCATCCGCGGGTGCGGCAGCCGTCGGTCGGTAGGAAACCGGAACCCACCCCGCTGAAACGGCATTCCCATGGGCAGGGCAAACGCTATGGAGGGTAGCCCGTGCGCCCGTTCCACCGCTCGGGCCCACTGGTGGGCCTGCCCGGCGTAGTTTGCCGGGCCAACCGCGAACCGGCGAGCCGTGACTCCTCTGTCCACCCCGCGCATCCCCTCTGATCAACCCGTCACCGTGGCCGCAAGACCCGCGACAGCCGCTTCCGGCCGTCGCCCGGGCATCTGCCGCCACAGCCAGCCAACGGCCCACGCGAGCAGTCCCACCGTCACCGCCGCCACCCCGACGGCGAACACCGCAACCGGGACGTGACC is part of the Micromonospora halotolerans genome and encodes:
- a CDS encoding glycosyltransferase; translated protein: MTDSQRNPETPLRLLVVSYHFPPAETVGARRPAALAALALRQGWDVRVLTAVGADQGGEPTPVPEERVIRVAPSPKLPRLNRPAAPGAAGGPARSSPGLARVRGGMRRLVVKAGMELLLPDPQLNWIRPAVRGFRHTAGDWRPDVILVSGPPFSGFAVAASLARRLRVPWVGDYRDLWSVGNEYWVRSAPRLAVDRRLERRVLRSVAACVTVSEPLAETLRRAFGVDTHVIMNGIDRRPVPAPAGPADPGPVGHDLPATTLTLAHTGYVYPGRRDAGPLLDAIALLGPDAARVHVIFAGEDNGIVRAAVERAGVADSVTLLGQVSPEKSWRIQADADALVLLMWNDPRDVGTMTGKIFDYLYAHRPILLLGYESGVAAKLLRDRGAGVTRNDPHAIAAQLREWLAVKERTGRLPAVPPNALEGLFREDQLGRYLEILREVAGRWAAAGR